The Pelobates fuscus isolate aPelFus1 chromosome 2, aPelFus1.pri, whole genome shotgun sequence genome has a segment encoding these proteins:
- the FAM43A gene encoding protein FAM43A: MLPWKKNKFDLIEEDGKQAKQKGYAVSLNYSALTSLAKSCPEGALTRVGSMFKSKRKKIKITGEDPTYTVLYLGNATTLQSKGEGCTELAVCKIWSKSEMGKHGTKMKLTVSSQGIRMVHVEDKAKRPGHLYLLHRVTYCVADPRLPRVFAWIYRHEMKHKAVMLRCHAVLVSKPEKAKAMALLLYQTSANALAEFKRLKRREDARHQQQQLIGEQSIPLVPLRKLLNGQCCYKPPVERSRSAPKLGSITEDLLGEEEEERAMSFECEDVLDTGGGGHGGDDGGEEEVVVGKHHLSQLISDLGEMTLGNDLQTLKADLRVTRLLSGESTGSESSIESNQDCGPITNGFEECREPETV, translated from the coding sequence ATGCTGCCCTGGAAGAAGAACAAGTTCGACCTGATCGAGGAGGACGGCAAGCAGGCGAAGCAGAAGGGCTATGCGGTGAGCCTCAACTACAGCGCCCTCACCTCGCTGGCCAAGTCGTGCCCGGAGGGCGCCCTGACCCGGGTGGGCAGCATGTTCAAGTCCAAGAGGAAGAAGATCAAGATCACCGGGGAGGACCCGACCTACACCGTGCTCTACCTGGGCAACGCCACCACGCTGCAGTCCAAGGGCGAGGGCTGCACGGAGCTGGCGGTGTGCAAGATCTGGAGCAAGAGCGAGATGGGCAAGCACGGCACCAAGATGAAGCTGACGGTCAGCTCGCAGGGGATCCGCATGGTCCACGTGGAGGACAAGGCCAAGCGGCCGGGGCACCTGTACCTGCTGCACCGGGTCACCTACTGCGTGGCCGACCCCCGGCTGCCCCGGGTCTTCGCCTGGATCTACCGGCACGAGATGAAGCACAAGGCGGTGATGCTGCGCTGCCACGCCGTGCTGGTGTCCAAGCCCGAGAAAGCCAAGGCCATGGCCCTGCTGCTCTACCAGACCTCGGCCAACGCCCTGGCGGAGTTCAAGCGGCTGAAGAGGAGGGAGGACGCCCGGCACCAGCAGCAGCAGCTGATCGGCGAGCAGAGCATCCCCCTGGTCCCGCTCAGGAAGCTCCTCAACGGGCAGTGCTGCTACAAACCCCCCGTGGAGCGCAGCCGGAGCGCCCCGAAGCTGGGCTCCATCACCGAGGACctgctgggggaggaggaggaggaaagggccATGAGCTTCGAGTGTGAGGACGTGCTGGACACCGGGGGTGGAGGGCATGGGGGAGATgatggaggggaggaggaggttgTGGTGGGGAAGCATCACTTGTCCCAGCTGATCAGTGACCTGGGGGAGATGACTCTGGGCAATGACCTGCAGACTCTGAAAGCTGACCTGAGAGTGACTAGACTGCTGTCTGGGGAGAGCACGGGCAGCGAGTCCTCCATAGAGAGCAACCAGGACTGTGGACCCATCACCAATGGGTTTGAGGAATGCAGGGAGCCAGAGACTGTATGA